A stretch of the Leishmania infantum JPCM5 genome chromosome 30 genome encodes the following:
- a CDS encoding succinyl-coa:3-ketoacid-coenzyme a transferase-like protein, which translates to MLRRTRRALRPMVMSAAESVQDIHDGATIAAGGFGFCGFPFELFDAVNATKATNLTVIGATMGGVDSGFGPLARDGQLKKAITTYVGENPLFTKHLFHGEFEIEFCPMGTLVDRLRAAGAGLPAFYTPTGYGTAVAEGRLPVRFAPGKAVRVAEYSQPRETRQFNGRWCTLEMALPADFAFVRAWKADKRGNLVFRGTTQNFNLASAKAAKVCIAEVEEIVECGELDPKTVHLPGVYVHRLVCPPNIRRAAEFVVERKPGFSTGTGKNAHAGRNLIARRAALEIKDGMTLNLGIGIPNMVASYIPPEMDVVLQGENGLLGIGPYPLPEEVDPDITNAGKQTVTMSKSGASLFDSAESFSMIRGGHLDLTMLGALEVSGTGDIASWWVPGKVLKGMGGAMDLVVCGCKTIVLMEHTDKEGKSRVVENCRAPVTGRECLDMIITDLAVFVVQKTAGGVRSLVLMEIAEGLTVEEVKAKTEACFAVAADLKTMPLAPVPSQT; encoded by the coding sequence atGCTGCGCCGTACACGGAGGGCCCTCCGGCCAATGGTGATGAGTGCGGCCGAGTCTGTTCAGGACATTCACGATGGTGCCACCATCGCGGCCGGTGGCTTTGGTTTTTGCGGCTTCCCGTTCGAGCTTTTCGACGCCGTCAACGCCACCAAGGCGACGAACCTCACGGTGATTGGGGCGACAATGGGCGGCGTGGACAGCGGCTTTGGTCCGCTTGCGCGAGACGGGCAGCTAAAGAAGGCCATCACCACGTACGTTGGCGAGAACCCGCTTTTCACGAAGCACCTCTTTCACGGCGAGTTTGAAATCGAGTTTTGCCCCATGGGCACGCTGGTGGACCGTCTGcgcgctgcgggtgcggggcTGCCCGCCTTCTACACCCCCACCGGCTACGGCACCGCAGTAGCCGAGGGCCGCCTCCCCGTGCGCTTTGCGCCGGGCAAGGCGGTGAGGGTGGCCGAGTACAGCCAGCCACGCGAGACGCGGCAGTTCAACGGGCGGTGGTGCACGCTggagatggcgctgccggcggactttgcgtttgtgcgcgcgtggaaGGCGGACAAGCGCGGCAACCTCGTGTTCCGCGGGACGACGCAGAACTTCAACCTTGCGTCCGCGAAGGCTGCGAAGGTGTGCatcgcggaggtggaggagattGTGGAGTGCGGGGAGCTGGACCCGAAGACGGTGCACCTGCCCGGCGTGTATGTGCACCGCCTGGTGTGCCCACCGAACATCAGGAGAGCCGCCGAGTTCGTGGTGGAGCGCAAGCCTGGGTTCTCGACGGGGACCGGGAAGAACGCACATGCAGGCCGCAATCTCATAGCTCGCCGCGCAGCCCTTGAGATCAAGGATGGCATGACACTGAACCTTGGCATCGGCATCCCCAACATGGTGGCGAGCTACATTCCGCCTGAAATGgacgtggtgctgcaggGAGAAAACGGCTTACTCGGCATTGGCCCCTACccgctgccggaggaggtggacccCGACATCACTAACGCCGGCAAGCAGACCGTCACCATGAGCAAGTCAGGTGCTTCGCTGTTCGACAGCGCCGAGTCCTTCAGCATGATTCGCGGTGGTCATTTGGACTTGACGATGCTTGGCGCGCTGGAGGTCTCTGGCACCGGCGACATTGCCAGCTGGTGGGTGCCTGGCAAGGTGCTGAAGGGCATGGGTGGGGCCATGGACCTGGTGGTGTGCGGTTGCAAGACGATCGTGCTGATGGAGCACACGGACAAGGAGGGTAAGTCGCGCGTCGTTGAGAACTGCAGGGCCCCCGTCACGGGTCGTGAGTGTCTTGACATGATTATCACGGATCTGGCCGTCTTTGTCGTGCAGAAGACGGCGGGGGGTGTGAGGTCGCTGGTCTTGATGGAGATCGCCGAGGGTTtgacggtggaggaggtgaaggccAAGACTGAGGCATGCTTCGCCGTGGCTGCGGACCTCAAGACGATGCCGTTGGCGCCTGTTCCAAGTCAGACGTAG